A genome region from Triticum aestivum cultivar Chinese Spring chromosome 2B, IWGSC CS RefSeq v2.1, whole genome shotgun sequence includes the following:
- the LOC123041170 gene encoding cysteine-rich receptor-like protein kinase 6 isoform X2 yields the protein MATGHRALANLTAVLLAPIFFVWLAAAQPQVCGDSGSYSANSTYQSNLGQLSVSLPKNASASPTLFATGSVGSVPDIVYALALCRGDTNASACAACVTTAFQDAQQLCAFSKDASVFYDLCLLHFSNQNFLPDTDGRGNQFIFQTDARNVSAPAVVFDNAVGVLLNATADYASSNSSKRFATGEEMFDRGGIPAIYALVQCTPDLAPAACRSCLGDIIQMMPRYLSGGQSGRAFWIRCNYRYELYPFFSGSPLLRLPVPAFAGMPPSPVDISPPSPVDISPPSNKRGQKERSAAKISASVASTIVFVLILSASAFICFKKRKPLKKQPGLAFHNAARGKCMIFDLPTLQEATENFSEENKLGEGGFGTVYKGTLPDEQEVAVKRLSQTSREGLNQLHNEVQVLAQLQHIKLVRLLGYCSHQNEVMLVYEFVKNGCLHNFLFDERKGRKLNWNLRYNIIVGIAKGILYLHEDSSIRIIHRDLKSNNILLDENMNPKIADFGLARLLGGGHTQTKTANVAGTYGYMAPEYAIFGNVSPKIDIFSFGVLILKIVTRRKNNSSDDYNNTVNLLSDVYNCWTKDMTLQIVDKSLNVYSKSEVLRCIHIGLLCIQEDPDDRPNIFSVVLMLTRDRVKLQPPRQPAFFFARDSSSVFEHARHGNYIYDKSDVIVEDNFSVNEVTNTDPYPR from the exons ATGGCAACGGGCCACCGCGCCCTCGCCAATCTCACTGCCGTGCTCCTCGCGCCCATCTTCTTCGTGTGGCTGGCTGCCGCGCAACCACAGGTGTGCGGTGACAGCGGGAGCTACTCGGCGAACAGCACTTACCAGTCCAACCTCGGGCAGCTCTCCGTCAGCCTCCCCAAGAACGCATCCGCGTCCCCAACGCTCTTCGCCACCGGCAGTGTGGGCTCCGTGCCGGACATCGTCTACGCCCTCGCGCTCTGCCGCGGCGACACCAACGCCTCCGCCTGCGCGGCCTGCGTCACCACCGCCTTCCAGGACGCGCAGCAGCTCTGCGCCTTCAGCAAGGACGCGTCCGTCTTCTACGACCTCTGCCTCCTCCACTTCTCCAACCAGAACTTCCTGCCCGACACCGACGGGCGAGGCAACCAGTTCATCTTCCAGACGGACGCGCGGAACGTGTCCGCGCCGGCGGTGGTGTTCGACAACGCCGTCGGCGTGCTCCTGAACGCCACCGCCGACTACGCGTCCTCGAACTCGTCCAAGCGGTTTGCCACGGGCGAGGAGATGTTCGACAGAGGCGGAATCCCCGCGATCTACGCGCTGGTGCAGTGCACGCCGGACTTGGCGCCGGCCGCCTGCCGGAGTTGCCTCGGGGATATAATTCAGATGATGCCCAGGTATCTCAGCGGGGGGCAGAGCGGAAGGGCTTTTTGGATCCGATGCAACTACCGGTACGAGTTGTATCCTTTCTTCTCAGGCAGCCCTCTTCTGCGGCTTCCGGTGCCGGCATTTGCTGGAATGCCGCCGTCACCAGTGGACATTTCGCCGCCGTCACCGGTGGACATTTCACCGCCGTCGAATAAAAGAG GGCAGAAGGAAAGATCAGCAGCAAAGATCTCTGCATCGGTGGCCAGTACCATTGTCTTTGTATTAATACTTTCTGCTTCTGCTTTTATTTGCTTCAAGAAAAGAAAACCTTTGAAGAAGCAGCCAG GACTGGCATTTCATAACGCTGCGAGAGGAAAATGTATGATCTTTGATTTACCTACACTGCAAGAGGCAACAGAGAACTTCTCCGAGGAGAATAAGCTCGGAGAGGGCGGTTTTGGTACTGTGTACAAG GGAACACTTCCAGATGAGCAAGAAGTGGCAGTGAAAAGGCTTTCACAGACTAGTAGAGAGGGACTGAATCAGCTGCACAATGAAGTGCAAGTTTTGGCTCAGCTCCAGCACATAAAACTTGTCAGGTTACTGGGGTATTGCTCACATCAGAATGAAGTGATGCTTGTCTACGAGTTCGTAAAAAACGGGTGCCTCCACAACTTCCTGTTTG ATGAAAGGAAGGGAAGGAAATTAAATTGGAACCTGCGGTATAATATCATTGTTGGAATCGCCAAGGGAATATTGTATCTTCATGAAGACTCGAGCATAAGAATCATTCACCGGGATTTGAAGTCTAACAACATTTTGCTGGATGAGAACATGAATCCAAAAATCGCAGACTTCGGGTTGGCAAGGCTGTTAGGAGGAGGCCATACTCAGACCAAGACAGCTAATGTTGCTGGAACATA CGGTTATATGGCACCAGAGTATGCAATATTTGGAAACGTGTCTCCCAAGATTGATATTTTCAGCTTCGGTGTTTTAATCCTCAAGATTGTAACTAGGAGAAAGAATAACAGTTCGGATGATTACAATAACACAGTGAATCTCCTAAGCGAT GTATATAACTGCTGGACTAAGGATATGACATTGCAAATAGTTGACAAATCGCTCAATGTATACTCCAAAAGTGAAGTATTGCGCTGCATCCACATCGGTCTTCTTTGCATCCAAGAGGATCCAGATGACAGACCGAACATATTCTCAGTTGTACTCATGCTAACCCGAGACAGAGTAAAACTACAGCCACCACGACAACCAGCATTTTTCTTTGCGAGAGACTCCAGTTCAGTTTTCGAACATGCCAGACATGGCAATTATATATACGACAAATCTGATGTGATTGTGGAGGATAATTTCTCAGTGAATGAGGTCACTAATACTGATCCCTATCCTAGATAA
- the LOC123039191 gene encoding protein FAR1-RELATED SEQUENCE 6-like yields MTIINFFMIIGMDDGTVGVQESSDMCISSDDDGIKQQNERSAELEHEHSEAQPDALVAEPELGMAFDTENEVREYYIKYAKAKGFGVTRRSSHSDDNGQLKYLTLSCSRYGKTQSKSRNMLKPNPTAGIGCKAKINIARGPDGKLHLSTAILDHNHTLSPQKSRLFRCNKKLDFHVKRRLELNDRAGIRVNKNFNSFVVAADGHDNLTFGEKNCRNFLEKTRRLKLGSGDAEAVRDYFVKMQSANPNFFSVMDVDDESRLRNVFWADARSRAVYESFHDVITFDTTYLMNKYDMPFACFVGVNHHGHSVLLGCALLSNEDTATFVWLFQAWLTCMSNRRPKAIITDQAKAIQNGVEEVFPESRYRWCLWHIMKKIPEKLGGYDEYDHIKVAIGNAVYDSLTITEFEVAWMHMLEKYCLADNEWLKGLYEHRHRWVPAFVKDAFWAGMSTTQRSESMNAFFDGYVNAKTTLKHFVTQYENALRDKVEKENIADFNSFYSTIPCITRFDIEKQFQSAYTNSKFKEFQEELTDIMYCDRKLIQKQGAIATYEITEDVLIDKEKGWRKDIVYHVYFNEEEFEVKCSCRRFEFRGILCRHILCVLTHMKIKEVPPQYIHDRWKKNVKRKHNFIRCTYGGMEDTPVAKRFDRLCESFYPIAEIGAMSDASCNSLTEKLHALKIEYSSNSISENDKNQVGTQEDAPSDGKTTSKTILSPIPVRCAGRPPSLRKELKVDKLIRQANDKKKKAEQRDKKKAEQEKKKAEQRDKKKAEQEKKKAEQKAHSTNLNNKRCNNKRKQPEDDIVQQDVMDYAVSNSCSPLFNNIIFICSL; encoded by the exons ATGACAATAATTAATTTTTTCATGATTATAGGAATGGATGATGGAACGGTTGGTGTTCAAGAATCAAGTGACATGTGTATTTCAAGCGATGATGATGGCATTAAGCAACAAAATGAACGCAGCGCAGAACTTGAACATGAACATAGCGAAGCTCAACCAGATGCATTAGTTGCAGAACCTGAATTGGGGATGGCCTTTGACACCGAGAATGAGGTGcgagagtattacatcaaatatgctAAAGCAAAAGGCTTTGGTGTGACGAGAAGAAGTTCACACAGTGATGATAATGGGCAACTGAAGTACCTTACACTTTCTTGCTCTCGCTATGGTAAGACTCAATCGAAGTCAAGAAATATGTTGAAGCCAAATCCAACAGCCGGGATAGGATGTAAAGCTAAAATTAATATTGCACGTGGTCCGGATGGGAAGCTTCATCTTTCAACGGCGATTTTGGATCATAATCACACATTGAGTCCACAAAAATCTCGGTTATTCAGATGCAATAAAAAGTTAGATTTCCATGTCAAGAGAAGGCTTGAGCTGAATGACCGCGCTGGAATACGAGTAAACAAGAATTTTAATTCATTTGTTGTGGCAGCAGATGGTCATGACAACCTGACTTTTGGTGAGAAAAATTGTCGCAATTTTCTAGAGAAAACTAGAAGGTTAAAACTTGGTAGCGGTGATGCTGAAGCGGTTCGCGACTATTTTGTCAAAATGCAATCTGCCAATCCAAATTTTTTTAGTGTCATGGATGTTGATGATGAATCCCGACTTAGGAATGTTTTTTGGGCTGATGCCAGAAGTAGAGCAGTGTATGAGTCTTTTCATGATGTCATTACTTTTGACACGACATATTTGATGAACAAATATGATATGCCTTTTGCTTGTTTTGTTGGTGTGAATCATCATGGCCATTCAGTGCTACTTGGGTGTGCTTTATTATCAAATGAAGATACTGCAACATTTGTCTGGTTATTTCAAGCATGGCTTACATGTATGTCAAACCGTCGACCAAAAGCAATTATAACTGATCAAGCAAAAGCAATTCAGAATGGTGTGGAAGAAGTTTTCCCGGAATCTCGATACAGATGGTGCTTATGGCACATAATGAAGAAGATACCCGAGAAGTTGGGTGGGTATGATGAATATGATCACATAAAGGTTGCCATTGGCAACGCAGTTTATGATTCATTGACAATTACAGAGTTTGAAGTTGCTTGGATGCATATGCTTGAGAAGTATTGTCTTGCTGATAATGAATGGCTCAAAGGGCTTTATGAACATCGACACCGCTGGGTTCCAGCATTTGTGAAAGATGCCTTCTGGGCAGGTATGTCTACTACACAACGCAGTGAGAGTATGAATGCCTTCTTTGATGGATATGTTAATGCAAAAACTACATTGAAGCATTTTGTTACCCAATATGAGAATGCTCTTCGTGATAAAGTTGAGAAGGAGAATATTGCTGATTTTAATTCCTTCTATTCAACTATACCTTGTATCACACGCTTTGACATCGAGAAGCAATTTCAGTCGGCCTATACAAATtcgaagttcaaagaatttcaagaaGAGCTAACAGACATTATGTACTGTGATCGAAAGTTAATACAAAAGCAAGGGGCAATAGCAACATATGAAATAACCGAGGATGTGTTAATTGACAAGGAAAAAGGATGGAGAAAAGATATTGTGTACCATGTATATTTCAATGAGGAAGAGTTTGAAGTTAAGTGTTCATGTCGCCGCTTTGAGTTCAGAGGTATTCTCTGTAGGCATATATTATGTGTGCTCACTCACATGAAAATAAAGGAGGTTCCTCCACAATACATCCATGATCGGTGGAAAAAGAATGTGAAAAGAAAGCATAACTTTATCAGATGCACATATGGCGGCATGGAAGACACACCTGTTGCAAAACGCTTTGATAGATTGTGTGAATCTTTCTACCCAATTGCGGAGATAGGCGCCATGTCAGATGCTTCATGCAATTCTTTGACTGAAAAGCTTCACGCTCTCAAAATTGAGTACTCTAGCAACTCAATTTCTGAAAATGACAAGAATCAGGTTGGCACACAGGAAGATGCGCCATCGGATGGGAAGACAACAAGTAAAACTATTCTAAGTCCAATACCTGTTAGATGTGCTGGACGTCCTCCTTCATTGAGAAAGGAATTGAAGGTTGATAAGCTTATTCGTCAAGCAAACGATAAGAAGAAGAAAGCTGAACAAAGGGACAAGAAAAAAGCAGAACAGGAGAAAAAGAAAGCTGAACAAAGGGACAAGAAAAAGGCAGAACAGGAGAAGAAGAAAGCTGAACAGAAG GCTCACTCCACAAATTTAAATAACAAAAGGTGCAATAATAAAAGAAAACAACCAGAGGATGATATTGTACAACAAGATGTTATGGATTATGCGGTATCTAATTCTTGTTCTCCGTTGTTCAACAATATTATTTTCATCTGTTCTTTGTAG
- the LOC123041170 gene encoding cysteine-rich receptor-like protein kinase 10 isoform X1 — protein MATGHRALANLTAVLLAPIFFVWLAAAQPQVCGDSGSYSANSTYQSNLGQLSVSLPKNASASPTLFATGSVGSVPDIVYALALCRGDTNASACAACVTTAFQDAQQLCAFSKDASVFYDLCLLHFSNQNFLPDTDGRGNQFIFQTDARNVSAPAVVFDNAVGVLLNATADYASSNSSKRFATGEEMFDRGGIPAIYALVQCTPDLAPAACRSCLGDIIQMMPRYLSGGQSGRAFWIRCNYRYELYPFFSGSPLLRLPVPAFAGMPPSPVDISPPSPVDISPPSNKRGQKERSAAKISASVASTIVFVLILSASAFICFKKRKPLKKQPGLAFHNAARGKCMIFDLPTLQEATENFSEENKLGEGGFGTVYKGTLPDEQEVAVKRLSQTSREGLNQLHNEVQVLAQLQHIKLVRLLGYCSHQNEVMLVYEFVKNGCLHNFLFDERKGRKLNWNLRYNIIVGIAKGILYLHEDSSIRIIHRDLKSNNILLDENMNPKIADFGLARLLGGGHTQTKTANVAGTYGYMAPEYAIFGNVSPKIDIFSFGVLILKIVTRRKNNSSDDYNNTVNLLSDVSSTFSYFIVQGYLKIDNLIVQHILICQVYNCWTKDMTLQIVDKSLNVYSKSEVLRCIHIGLLCIQEDPDDRPNIFSVVLMLTRDRVKLQPPRQPAFFFARDSSSVFEHARHGNYIYDKSDVIVEDNFSVNEVTNTDPYPR, from the exons ATGGCAACGGGCCACCGCGCCCTCGCCAATCTCACTGCCGTGCTCCTCGCGCCCATCTTCTTCGTGTGGCTGGCTGCCGCGCAACCACAGGTGTGCGGTGACAGCGGGAGCTACTCGGCGAACAGCACTTACCAGTCCAACCTCGGGCAGCTCTCCGTCAGCCTCCCCAAGAACGCATCCGCGTCCCCAACGCTCTTCGCCACCGGCAGTGTGGGCTCCGTGCCGGACATCGTCTACGCCCTCGCGCTCTGCCGCGGCGACACCAACGCCTCCGCCTGCGCGGCCTGCGTCACCACCGCCTTCCAGGACGCGCAGCAGCTCTGCGCCTTCAGCAAGGACGCGTCCGTCTTCTACGACCTCTGCCTCCTCCACTTCTCCAACCAGAACTTCCTGCCCGACACCGACGGGCGAGGCAACCAGTTCATCTTCCAGACGGACGCGCGGAACGTGTCCGCGCCGGCGGTGGTGTTCGACAACGCCGTCGGCGTGCTCCTGAACGCCACCGCCGACTACGCGTCCTCGAACTCGTCCAAGCGGTTTGCCACGGGCGAGGAGATGTTCGACAGAGGCGGAATCCCCGCGATCTACGCGCTGGTGCAGTGCACGCCGGACTTGGCGCCGGCCGCCTGCCGGAGTTGCCTCGGGGATATAATTCAGATGATGCCCAGGTATCTCAGCGGGGGGCAGAGCGGAAGGGCTTTTTGGATCCGATGCAACTACCGGTACGAGTTGTATCCTTTCTTCTCAGGCAGCCCTCTTCTGCGGCTTCCGGTGCCGGCATTTGCTGGAATGCCGCCGTCACCAGTGGACATTTCGCCGCCGTCACCGGTGGACATTTCACCGCCGTCGAATAAAAGAG GGCAGAAGGAAAGATCAGCAGCAAAGATCTCTGCATCGGTGGCCAGTACCATTGTCTTTGTATTAATACTTTCTGCTTCTGCTTTTATTTGCTTCAAGAAAAGAAAACCTTTGAAGAAGCAGCCAG GACTGGCATTTCATAACGCTGCGAGAGGAAAATGTATGATCTTTGATTTACCTACACTGCAAGAGGCAACAGAGAACTTCTCCGAGGAGAATAAGCTCGGAGAGGGCGGTTTTGGTACTGTGTACAAG GGAACACTTCCAGATGAGCAAGAAGTGGCAGTGAAAAGGCTTTCACAGACTAGTAGAGAGGGACTGAATCAGCTGCACAATGAAGTGCAAGTTTTGGCTCAGCTCCAGCACATAAAACTTGTCAGGTTACTGGGGTATTGCTCACATCAGAATGAAGTGATGCTTGTCTACGAGTTCGTAAAAAACGGGTGCCTCCACAACTTCCTGTTTG ATGAAAGGAAGGGAAGGAAATTAAATTGGAACCTGCGGTATAATATCATTGTTGGAATCGCCAAGGGAATATTGTATCTTCATGAAGACTCGAGCATAAGAATCATTCACCGGGATTTGAAGTCTAACAACATTTTGCTGGATGAGAACATGAATCCAAAAATCGCAGACTTCGGGTTGGCAAGGCTGTTAGGAGGAGGCCATACTCAGACCAAGACAGCTAATGTTGCTGGAACATA CGGTTATATGGCACCAGAGTATGCAATATTTGGAAACGTGTCTCCCAAGATTGATATTTTCAGCTTCGGTGTTTTAATCCTCAAGATTGTAACTAGGAGAAAGAATAACAGTTCGGATGATTACAATAACACAGTGAATCTCCTAAGCGATGTAAGCAGTACTTTCAGCTACTTTATAGTGCAAGGATACTTAAAAATTGATAACCTGATTGTACAGCATATACTCATATGCCAGGTATATAACTGCTGGACTAAGGATATGACATTGCAAATAGTTGACAAATCGCTCAATGTATACTCCAAAAGTGAAGTATTGCGCTGCATCCACATCGGTCTTCTTTGCATCCAAGAGGATCCAGATGACAGACCGAACATATTCTCAGTTGTACTCATGCTAACCCGAGACAGAGTAAAACTACAGCCACCACGACAACCAGCATTTTTCTTTGCGAGAGACTCCAGTTCAGTTTTCGAACATGCCAGACATGGCAATTATATATACGACAAATCTGATGTGATTGTGGAGGATAATTTCTCAGTGAATGAGGTCACTAATACTGATCCCTATCCTAGATAA